In one Zobellia galactanivorans genomic region, the following are encoded:
- a CDS encoding alpha-ketoacid dehydrogenase subunit alpha/beta codes for MDISPKTSNDISFDDFKTQILNDYKIAVLSRTCSLLGRKEVLTGKAKFGIFGDGKELPQLAMARSFKNGDFRSGYYRDQTFMMALGLMTPKDLFHGLYATTDIEKEPMSAGRQMGGHYVTHSLNEDGSWKNLTEQKNSSGDISCTAGQMPRLLGLAQASKMYRNLSNIDASKFSKNGNEVAWGTIGNASTSEGMFLETINAAGVLQVPMVISIWDDDYGISVPAEYHTTKEDISEMLSGFKRTDEKAGFEMFKVKGWDYTALMHAYENASDIAREEHVPVIIHVTELTQPQGHSSSGSHERYKSKERLEWEKENDCNKRFREWILETGITTDEELKALEKSIIREVRSAKREAWSEYLSEHKTLKKELVLLLDQVAAKSQNKNFIAKVKNDLIAIEEPIKKDLAVSSRKALRYVLGESFPEKDALLKWTNTFLKETQPKYSADLYNDGPTGALSVKEVKPHYPANTEKVDGRIILRDNFDKIFEQYPNALVFGEDSGAIGDVNQGLEGLQDKFGKFRVSDTGIRETTIIGQGTGMALRGLRPIAEIQYLDYIFYALATLTDDVACLRYRTFGKQKAPLIVRTRGHRLEGIWHSGSPMAALIHALRGMYILSPRNMTQAAGFYNTLLKTDEPALVIESLNGYRLKEDKPTNLGEFCTPIGKVETLKEGSDITLVSYGSTLRIVMQAADELKEVGIDAEVIDAQTLLPFDVYEDTVKSVQKTNRILVIDEDVPGGCSAYLLNEIIEKQGAYAYLDSAPQTLSSKAHRPAYGTDGDYFSKPNAEDVFEKVYAIMSEADPQNYPRLR; via the coding sequence ATGGATATTTCGCCTAAAACTAGTAATGACATTTCGTTTGATGATTTTAAAACCCAAATTTTAAACGATTATAAAATTGCGGTACTTAGCAGGACTTGCAGTTTATTGGGAAGAAAAGAGGTTTTGACCGGTAAGGCAAAATTCGGCATTTTCGGAGACGGCAAAGAACTACCGCAATTGGCCATGGCCCGATCCTTCAAGAACGGGGACTTCAGAAGTGGTTATTATCGTGACCAGACTTTTATGATGGCCTTGGGCCTAATGACCCCGAAGGATTTATTTCACGGTCTTTACGCCACTACCGATATAGAAAAGGAGCCCATGAGCGCAGGCCGACAGATGGGAGGGCATTATGTCACCCATAGCCTAAACGAAGATGGCAGCTGGAAAAACCTTACCGAACAAAAGAACAGCAGTGGCGATATTTCGTGTACCGCGGGTCAAATGCCTCGCCTTCTAGGCCTTGCACAGGCTTCTAAAATGTATCGAAACCTTAGCAATATCGATGCTTCTAAATTTTCCAAAAACGGTAACGAAGTAGCTTGGGGAACTATTGGCAATGCCAGTACCAGTGAAGGGATGTTCCTAGAGACCATCAATGCCGCGGGAGTACTTCAAGTGCCCATGGTCATCAGTATCTGGGATGACGATTACGGTATATCGGTACCTGCCGAATACCATACCACCAAAGAAGATATTTCCGAAATGCTAAGCGGCTTTAAACGCACCGACGAAAAAGCCGGCTTTGAAATGTTCAAGGTTAAAGGATGGGACTATACCGCCCTGATGCACGCTTACGAGAATGCTTCCGACATTGCACGCGAAGAACACGTACCCGTAATCATACATGTTACCGAACTCACCCAACCCCAAGGACATTCCTCATCGGGTTCACACGAGCGATACAAGAGTAAGGAACGATTGGAGTGGGAAAAGGAAAACGATTGCAACAAGCGTTTTCGCGAATGGATACTCGAAACCGGCATCACTACCGACGAGGAACTCAAAGCCCTGGAAAAAAGCATCATACGAGAGGTGCGTTCCGCCAAAAGGGAAGCTTGGTCAGAATACCTGTCCGAACACAAAACCCTGAAAAAAGAATTGGTCCTCCTCTTGGACCAAGTGGCCGCAAAAAGCCAAAATAAAAATTTCATTGCCAAGGTCAAAAACGACCTGATAGCTATAGAGGAACCGATCAAAAAAGATTTGGCCGTTAGCTCCAGAAAAGCTTTACGATACGTATTGGGTGAGTCCTTTCCCGAAAAGGATGCGCTCTTAAAATGGACGAATACCTTTTTAAAGGAAACCCAACCGAAATACAGTGCCGATTTATATAACGACGGACCAACGGGCGCCTTGAGTGTTAAAGAAGTAAAACCGCATTATCCCGCCAATACCGAAAAAGTAGACGGCCGTATCATACTTCGTGACAATTTCGACAAGATATTCGAACAATACCCGAACGCCTTGGTCTTCGGGGAAGACAGTGGGGCCATCGGTGATGTAAACCAAGGGCTCGAAGGCCTACAGGACAAGTTTGGCAAGTTTCGCGTTTCCGATACGGGCATTCGTGAAACTACTATTATCGGACAAGGCACAGGTATGGCCTTACGCGGTCTCCGACCCATTGCCGAAATCCAATACCTCGATTATATCTTTTACGCCTTGGCCACCTTGACCGACGATGTTGCCTGCCTGCGTTACCGTACCTTCGGGAAGCAAAAAGCACCCCTTATCGTACGGACAAGAGGACACCGTCTTGAGGGTATATGGCACTCCGGTTCGCCTATGGCGGCCTTGATACACGCCCTGCGAGGTATGTACATCCTATCCCCTAGAAACATGACCCAAGCGGCAGGTTTTTACAACACCCTTCTAAAAACCGACGAACCCGCCCTGGTCATAGAAAGCCTGAACGGTTACCGGTTAAAGGAAGACAAGCCTACCAACCTAGGTGAATTTTGCACGCCCATAGGAAAGGTCGAGACCTTAAAAGAGGGTAGCGATATTACATTGGTATCTTATGGCTCTACCCTTAGGATCGTTATGCAAGCGGCAGACGAACTGAAAGAAGTGGGTATCGATGCAGAGGTAATCGACGCACAGACCTTATTGCCCTTTGACGTATACGAAGACACGGTAAAGAGCGTTCAAAAAACAAATCGAATATTGGTCATAGACGAAGACGTACCCGGAGGCTGCTCGGCTTATTTACTTAACGAAATCATAGAAAAACAAGGGGCATACGCCTATTTGGATTCCGCTCCGCAAACCTTGAGTTCTAAAGCACATAGACCTGCGTACGGTACCGATGGCGACTATTTTTCAAAACCCAATGCCGAGGATGTTTTTGAAAAGGTATATGCCATTATGAGCGAGGCCGACCCTCAAAATTACCCAAGATTACGCTAA
- the holA gene encoding DNA polymerase III subunit delta gives MDEAKRIVTDIKNGTIKPIYFLFGEEPYYIDAISSYIEKNVLADEEKGFNQVVLYGKDVTIDDIVANAKRYPMMAERQVVVVKEAQHLVRTIENLTSYVENPQMTTVLVMCYKYKKLDKRKKLYKAVQKAGVLFESKKLYENQVSDWIRKNLHGRGYSISHKAAILLTEYLGTDLSRINNELQKLELVLPKESEITPADIEEHIGISKDYNNFELKKAIGERNILKATRIITYFAQNPKDNPFVLTVTLLNTFFTQLLQYHGLKDHSPKSVASALRINPYFVGEFQTAARNYPMKKVSAVISALREMDMKGKGVGANVPSQADLLKELLVKII, from the coding sequence ATGGATGAAGCAAAACGCATAGTTACCGATATTAAAAACGGCACCATTAAACCCATTTATTTTTTATTTGGGGAAGAGCCCTATTATATTGATGCCATTTCAAGCTATATTGAAAAAAACGTACTTGCCGACGAAGAAAAAGGCTTTAATCAGGTCGTACTCTATGGAAAGGACGTGACCATAGACGATATTGTAGCCAATGCCAAACGCTACCCCATGATGGCCGAACGTCAGGTCGTGGTGGTCAAAGAGGCGCAGCATTTGGTCCGGACCATTGAAAATTTGACCTCCTATGTAGAGAATCCGCAAATGACCACGGTCTTGGTCATGTGCTACAAATACAAAAAGCTAGATAAACGAAAGAAACTTTACAAGGCCGTTCAAAAGGCCGGGGTGTTGTTTGAGAGCAAAAAGCTCTATGAAAACCAAGTTTCGGATTGGATCAGGAAAAACCTTCACGGCAGGGGGTATAGTATTTCCCACAAAGCCGCTATTTTGCTTACCGAATATTTGGGTACCGATTTGAGTCGCATCAACAACGAGCTCCAGAAATTGGAATTGGTATTACCCAAGGAGAGTGAGATTACCCCGGCAGATATTGAAGAGCATATCGGAATCAGTAAAGACTACAATAACTTTGAGCTTAAAAAAGCCATTGGGGAAAGGAACATACTCAAGGCAACGCGCATTATCACCTATTTTGCCCAGAATCCGAAGGATAACCCTTTTGTGTTGACCGTAACCCTATTGAATACGTTTTTTACCCAATTACTGCAGTATCATGGTCTAAAGGATCATTCGCCCAAGAGCGTTGCGAGTGCCCTACGTATCAACCCTTATTTCGTAGGGGAGTTTCAGACGGCCGCACGTAATTATCCTATGAAGAAAGTCAGTGCCGTAATCTCCGCATTGCGCGAGATGGACATGAAGGGAAAGGGGGTTGGAGCCAACGTTCCGTCCCAAGCCGACTTGCTAAAGGAGCTATTGGTCAAAATTATATAG
- a CDS encoding LOG family protein gives MRKEQHHKGWNEIKTNDSWAIFKIMGEFVMGFEKMGTIGPCVSIFGSARTKEGERYYELAVSIAKSIAEAGYGVITGGGPGIMEAGNKGAHLADGTSVGLNIDLPFEQHDNPYIDADKSLDFDYFFVRKVMFVKYSQGFVVMPGGFGTLDELFEAITLIQTNKIEKFPIILVGSEFWTGLIDWIKNTMLGVKNISPNDLDLIKIADTEDEVVDIIDAFYKGRNLSPNF, from the coding sequence ATGAGAAAAGAACAACACCACAAAGGTTGGAACGAAATAAAAACAAACGATTCTTGGGCCATTTTTAAAATAATGGGCGAGTTCGTAATGGGATTTGAAAAGATGGGCACCATTGGCCCCTGTGTTTCCATTTTCGGTTCGGCCCGTACCAAGGAGGGTGAAAGATATTACGAGTTGGCCGTTAGTATTGCCAAAAGTATTGCAGAAGCAGGATACGGTGTCATTACCGGTGGTGGGCCTGGCATCATGGAAGCCGGTAACAAAGGCGCCCACCTTGCCGATGGTACATCGGTGGGACTGAACATAGACCTACCCTTCGAACAACACGACAACCCCTATATCGATGCGGACAAGAGTTTGGACTTCGATTACTTTTTCGTCAGAAAGGTCATGTTCGTAAAATACTCCCAAGGTTTTGTAGTGATGCCCGGCGGTTTTGGCACCCTTGACGAACTCTTTGAAGCCATTACCCTTATCCAAACCAATAAAATAGAAAAATTCCCCATCATCTTGGTCGGCAGTGAATTCTGGACCGGATTGATCGATTGGATAAAGAATACCATGCTCGGCGTAAAGAATATTAGTCCCAATGACCTAGACCTTATTAAGATTGCGGACACCGAAGATGAAGTGGTCGATATCATCGATGCTTTCTACAAAGGTCGCAATCTGAGTCCTAATTTTTAA
- a CDS encoding glycosyltransferase family 2 protein → MRIAIVILNWNGEVLLERYLPSVIQYSEGADIYVVDNASTDASVTFIAENYPAIKVVQNTENGGFAKGYNDGLKTIDADVYCLLNSDVEVTEGWLAPIEKAFNDHQEVAIIQPKILDLMRQDHFEYAGAAGGFIDQLGYPFCRGRIFQELEKDQGQYDDTIEIFWATGACMFIKKEVFWNLNGFDESYFAHQEEVDLCWRAKNQGHKVLYVGASKVYHLGGSTLSNMNPKKTYLNFRNSLFSITKNLPRKQAFILIFIRLLLDAVAALRFVFQLKFNHCFAILRAHLSFYRQFRKMYKKREKANFIPKYYLIKSIVWQHFVHHISNFNNLVKD, encoded by the coding sequence TTGCGTATAGCCATAGTCATACTTAATTGGAACGGAGAGGTACTTCTAGAAAGATACCTACCCTCTGTTATACAATATTCGGAAGGTGCCGATATCTACGTAGTGGACAACGCCTCTACCGATGCTTCCGTAACCTTTATTGCCGAGAACTACCCCGCTATAAAAGTGGTTCAAAACACTGAAAACGGCGGATTCGCCAAAGGATACAACGACGGCCTCAAGACTATCGATGCCGATGTATACTGCCTGTTAAATTCAGACGTAGAGGTCACCGAAGGCTGGTTGGCCCCAATAGAAAAAGCTTTTAACGACCATCAAGAAGTAGCCATCATTCAACCCAAGATTCTAGACCTCATGCGTCAAGACCATTTTGAGTATGCCGGTGCCGCAGGTGGTTTTATCGACCAGTTGGGCTACCCTTTTTGTAGGGGACGGATTTTTCAGGAACTTGAAAAAGACCAAGGCCAATACGACGATACAATTGAAATTTTCTGGGCAACAGGGGCCTGTATGTTCATCAAAAAAGAAGTGTTTTGGAACCTAAACGGTTTTGACGAGAGCTACTTTGCCCATCAGGAAGAAGTGGACCTCTGTTGGCGGGCCAAGAACCAAGGCCATAAAGTCTTGTACGTTGGCGCCTCTAAGGTATATCACTTAGGAGGGTCTACCCTGAGCAACATGAACCCCAAGAAAACCTATTTGAACTTTAGGAACTCGCTCTTCTCCATTACCAAAAACCTACCTAGAAAGCAGGCCTTCATTTTGATTTTTATACGACTATTACTAGATGCCGTAGCGGCTTTACGCTTTGTATTTCAGTTGAAATTCAACCACTGCTTTGCCATTTTAAGGGCCCATCTCAGTTTTTACCGCCAATTCAGAAAAATGTACAAAAAACGTGAAAAAGCTAATTTTATCCCAAAATACTACCTTATTAAATCCATTGTATGGCAGCATTTCGTACATCATATAAGTAATTTTAACAATTTAGTAAAAGATTAA
- a CDS encoding DoxX family protein, producing the protein MSNTLLKDIGLAFLRIAASSMMAVHGYGKLQMLINGADFADPIGIGSTPSLFLAVLAELVCPVLIIFGFKTRWAAIPTAITMAVAAFIAHGADPFQKKEMALVYLTIFVTIMLVGPGKYSVDKR; encoded by the coding sequence ATGTCTAACACACTTTTAAAGGATATCGGCCTTGCCTTCTTACGTATCGCCGCATCTTCGATGATGGCCGTTCACGGGTATGGAAAATTACAAATGTTGATCAATGGCGCTGACTTTGCCGACCCGATAGGTATTGGTTCCACTCCCTCATTATTTTTAGCCGTATTGGCAGAATTGGTCTGCCCTGTTTTGATCATTTTCGGATTTAAGACAAGATGGGCGGCAATACCTACAGCGATTACTATGGCCGTAGCTGCCTTTATTGCACATGGTGCAGACCCTTTCCAAAAGAAAGAGATGGCCTTGGTCTACTTGACCATATTCGTGACCATAATGCTTGTTGGCCCAGGCAAATACAGTGTAGACAAAAGGTAA
- a CDS encoding OmpA/MotB family protein, with protein MKKLILGCLGVTMLLSSCVSQKKYSDLEAKHKEAQDLLNSATVKLNDCLEEKATASSRLKTLQDQNAFLKANNQELINNMGNLTTLTTKGAENLEKSLESLKEKDLTIRKLQDAITRRDSVNLSLVQSLKGVLGNLDDEDIEISVEKGVVFVSISDKLLFSSGSYNVTRRAKEILGKVAQVVNNKPDFEFMVEGHTDDVPYRSGVLLDNWDLSVKRATAVVRILQNDYNVDPKRMTAAGRAEFIPVSQTEKSKNRRTRIVVLPKIDQFYSMIEEGMKDPAIN; from the coding sequence ATGAAAAAATTAATTTTAGGCTGTTTAGGAGTGACCATGTTGTTGTCTTCTTGTGTATCTCAAAAGAAGTATTCCGATTTGGAGGCAAAACATAAAGAAGCGCAGGATCTGTTGAATTCGGCCACCGTGAAATTGAACGATTGTTTAGAAGAAAAGGCTACCGCCAGTTCTAGACTAAAAACCCTACAAGATCAAAATGCATTCTTGAAGGCGAACAATCAAGAGTTGATAAACAATATGGGGAACTTGACCACCTTAACTACCAAGGGTGCCGAGAACCTTGAAAAGTCTTTGGAAAGTTTAAAGGAAAAAGACCTTACTATCCGCAAGCTTCAAGATGCCATTACAAGAAGGGATTCTGTAAACCTTTCTTTGGTACAGAGCTTAAAAGGAGTGTTGGGCAACCTAGACGACGAAGACATTGAAATCAGTGTTGAAAAAGGTGTGGTTTTCGTTTCTATTTCCGACAAATTGCTTTTCAGCAGCGGAAGCTACAACGTAACCAGAAGAGCTAAGGAAATCCTTGGTAAAGTTGCTCAAGTAGTGAACAACAAGCCTGATTTTGAATTCATGGTAGAAGGCCATACCGATGATGTACCTTACAGAAGCGGTGTTCTTTTAGACAACTGGGATTTGAGTGTAAAACGTGCTACTGCCGTAGTTCGAATTTTACAGAACGATTACAATGTTGATCCTAAGCGTATGACCGCAGCAGGTAGAGCTGAGTTCATTCCAGTTTCACAAACCGAAAAATCGAAAAACAGAAGAACCCGTATCGTTGTTCTTCCAAAAATCGACCAATTCTACAGTATGATCGAAGAGGGTATGAAAGACCCTGCGATCAACTAA
- a CDS encoding gluzincin family metallopeptidase → MPSLKLKSLIYCFFLGAVSISGIGVLSAQHQNVLTANLDGESKEIRIQQEFTYQNNSNVTLSTLYFNDWAHAYASKNTGLAKRFSEEFKKSLHLAKKEERGYTTIISAVDDEYRGLFWRRTTELDILKIELNSPLPPGESTKLFLTYTIKLPENKFTPYGYDKKKNSFYLKDWYLTPAYFDGTWHLYSNKNLEDLYTGVTETVVNFVYPPHLYLASNFTILGNSNFPNGQMAQLSATQQKNCEILLSPQKRFVTHITPQMTVITDIEASKYGEIGKGISINRVTEFIENNLGKFPHSQLLVSQLDYEKNPLYGINQLPSFIRPYEEQFQFEMKFLKTALINILEETLFLDPRKEQWLSDAIANYLMIAYVEKYYPDQKLLGKLSRIWGIRSFNLAKMDFNEQYPFLYMLTARTNLDQPLNTSNDSLIKFNQKIANKYKAGLGLSYLASYIGKEKVDKSIKTFYKHYKLSQVKTLDFESILKRETNIDIDWFFNEYVSTDRKIDFKIKKVEKTEDSLRVTIKNKKGTNVPISLFGLKNDSVVSKYWFSDINTIKTVTIPKNGEKRLVLNYDQKIPEFNQRDNWKSLGGFFSGNKKLKFTFFRDSENPYYNQVFYVPILNFNIYDGWTPGMRLYNKTLLERPFVYDFAPSYSFREKAFVGSGRVTYRKYLSKSGLYVANYSVAGSTYHFQANSRYSTITPSVTFGWRPSNLISNKREFLNLRYVNVLRDKAENLGDFETPPDYSVLNLRYTNRNPGIINYISWFADAQHASDFSKVAFELEYRKLFENNRQFNFRFYAGKFIRNKTTEYKDPNYFSFALDRPTDYLFDYGYLGRSEDSGIYSQQIIIAEGGFKSFLPQEYRFANDYLTTINTSVNLWRWIEVYSDLGYVKNKGVSGKFVYDSGVRLNLLTDYFELYFPMYSNNGWEVAQPQYGEKIRFIVTVSPKTLIGLFTRKWF, encoded by the coding sequence ATGCCTTCCTTGAAATTAAAATCCCTCATATATTGTTTTTTTCTAGGTGCTGTATCGATATCCGGTATCGGGGTACTTTCGGCGCAGCACCAGAACGTACTTACGGCCAACCTCGACGGGGAAAGCAAGGAAATACGTATTCAACAAGAATTCACGTATCAAAACAATTCGAACGTCACCCTTAGCACCCTTTATTTCAATGACTGGGCCCATGCCTACGCCAGTAAGAACACGGGATTGGCCAAGCGGTTTTCAGAGGAATTCAAAAAGAGTTTACACCTCGCAAAGAAGGAAGAACGCGGATATACCACCATCATAAGTGCCGTTGACGATGAGTATAGGGGACTTTTTTGGCGGCGCACCACGGAACTCGACATTCTAAAGATAGAATTGAACAGTCCCTTACCACCAGGTGAATCGACCAAGCTCTTCCTGACCTATACCATAAAGCTTCCTGAAAACAAGTTTACGCCTTATGGTTACGACAAGAAAAAGAACAGTTTCTATCTAAAGGATTGGTACCTGACCCCGGCCTACTTTGACGGTACATGGCATCTGTACTCTAACAAAAACCTTGAAGACCTTTACACCGGAGTGACAGAAACGGTGGTCAATTTCGTTTACCCGCCCCATTTGTACTTGGCCTCCAACTTTACCATATTGGGCAACAGTAATTTCCCGAACGGTCAAATGGCCCAACTTTCGGCTACACAACAAAAAAATTGCGAAATCTTACTGAGCCCCCAAAAGCGCTTCGTAACCCACATAACACCGCAAATGACGGTCATAACCGATATCGAAGCCTCTAAATATGGAGAGATCGGCAAGGGCATTTCCATCAATCGGGTGACGGAATTTATCGAGAATAACCTAGGCAAATTTCCCCACTCACAGCTATTGGTCAGTCAATTGGACTATGAGAAAAACCCCTTGTACGGCATCAACCAATTGCCCTCATTCATCAGGCCTTACGAAGAACAGTTTCAATTTGAAATGAAGTTTTTAAAGACGGCACTGATCAACATTCTTGAAGAAACCTTATTTCTCGACCCCCGAAAAGAACAATGGCTAAGCGATGCCATCGCCAATTACCTGATGATCGCCTATGTTGAAAAATACTATCCCGACCAAAAACTACTGGGGAAACTATCCAGGATCTGGGGTATTCGCAGTTTCAATCTGGCTAAAATGGACTTTAACGAGCAGTATCCCTTCCTCTATATGCTCACGGCACGTACCAATTTAGACCAACCGCTGAACACCAGTAACGATTCACTCATCAAGTTCAATCAAAAAATAGCCAACAAATACAAGGCCGGACTTGGTCTCTCCTACCTGGCGAGCTATATCGGTAAGGAAAAGGTCGACAAAAGCATAAAAACCTTTTACAAACATTACAAACTAAGCCAAGTCAAGACCCTCGATTTTGAGTCCATTTTAAAAAGGGAAACCAATATTGACATCGACTGGTTCTTTAACGAATATGTGTCCACCGATAGAAAAATCGACTTTAAAATCAAAAAGGTAGAAAAGACCGAAGATTCACTTCGGGTGACCATAAAGAACAAGAAAGGAACCAATGTTCCCATTTCCCTATTCGGGCTCAAGAACGATTCGGTAGTTTCTAAATATTGGTTTTCGGATATCAATACGATCAAGACGGTCACCATTCCGAAAAACGGTGAAAAACGTCTGGTATTGAACTACGACCAAAAAATACCCGAATTTAACCAAAGGGACAACTGGAAATCTTTGGGCGGCTTCTTTTCCGGAAACAAAAAGTTGAAGTTTACGTTCTTTCGCGATTCCGAAAACCCCTATTACAATCAGGTCTTCTACGTACCGATCTTAAATTTCAATATTTACGACGGATGGACGCCCGGTATGCGCCTCTACAACAAAACCTTGTTAGAGCGCCCCTTCGTTTACGATTTTGCGCCCTCCTATTCCTTTCGTGAAAAAGCCTTCGTGGGCTCGGGAAGGGTGACCTATAGAAAATACCTGAGCAAGAGCGGACTTTACGTGGCCAATTACAGTGTGGCCGGCTCTACCTATCACTTTCAGGCCAATTCGCGCTACTCTACCATAACCCCCTCTGTCACCTTCGGTTGGAGGCCCTCCAATCTGATTTCGAACAAAAGGGAGTTTTTAAATTTAAGGTACGTTAACGTACTAAGGGACAAGGCCGAAAATCTCGGTGATTTTGAAACCCCTCCCGATTACAGTGTACTGAACCTAAGATACACCAATCGCAACCCGGGAATCATCAACTATATCTCTTGGTTTGCCGACGCACAGCACGCCAGTGATTTCAGTAAGGTGGCCTTTGAACTTGAGTACCGCAAACTTTTTGAGAACAACCGTCAATTCAACTTCCGCTTTTACGCCGGTAAGTTTATCAGAAACAAGACTACGGAATACAAAGACCCGAACTACTTCAGCTTTGCCCTTGACCGCCCTACCGATTATTTGTTCGACTACGGTTACCTCGGACGGTCTGAAGACTCCGGTATTTACAGTCAGCAAATCATAATAGCGGAAGGTGGCTTTAAGTCCTTTCTCCCCCAAGAGTATCGCTTTGCCAACGATTACCTAACGACCATAAACACCAGTGTCAACCTTTGGCGATGGATCGAGGTATACAGTGACCTAGGTTATGTGAAGAACAAAGGGGTCAGTGGCAAGTTCGTTTACGATTCGGGTGTCCGCCTCAATCTACTGACCGACTATTTTGAACTTTACTTTCCGATGTATTCCAATAATGGATGGGAAGTCGCCCAACCCCAATATGGTGAAAAAATTCGCTTTATCGTTACGGTAAGCCCAAAAACCCTTATTGGCCTGTTTACCAGAAAGTGGTTCTGA
- a CDS encoding type I restriction enzyme HsdR N-terminal domain-containing protein, whose protein sequence is MVPLNFPEYNFRFKNSENNVRIFDRIRKKFVVLQPEEWVRQHVVNFLTFEKNYPLSLVNVEKQLVVNNIKKRYDVVVFNSDGSIRILVECKAPEITIDQTTFDQIARYNLELKADYLMVTNGLDHFYCRMDFESEKYTFLRDIPDFSR, encoded by the coding sequence ATGGTACCCCTTAATTTTCCAGAGTATAATTTCCGCTTCAAAAATAGCGAAAATAACGTGCGCATTTTTGACCGCATACGTAAAAAGTTTGTGGTATTGCAACCCGAGGAATGGGTAAGGCAGCACGTAGTGAACTTTTTGACCTTTGAAAAGAACTATCCGTTAAGCTTGGTAAACGTTGAAAAGCAATTGGTTGTGAACAATATAAAAAAGCGATACGATGTCGTGGTGTTCAACTCCGATGGAAGTATCCGCATCCTTGTAGAATGCAAGGCTCCCGAAATTACCATTGACCAGACCACCTTTGACCAAATCGCCCGATACAACCTCGAACTCAAGGCCGATTACCTTATGGTGACCAATGGACTGGACCATTTTTATTGTAGAATGGATTTTGAATCAGAAAAATATACGTTTCTAAGGGATATTCCTGATTTTAGCCGTTAA
- a CDS encoding HNH endonuclease, translated as MTRNYWNEEWKEIEFDDKIAENEKFKISNYGRILNCKGPEEFLVTESFINGYQNLPLKQKRNGKSTSRYVHKLVAEHFLERKNGVFVIHLDYDKTNNHVDNLKWATKKEKEEHQFSGPKWKNKPRRITYSKLTETKVKLIKRKLNDPNRRTRLKMIAKQFGISEMQLHRIKTGENWSSVTEY; from the coding sequence ATGACGCGAAACTATTGGAACGAAGAATGGAAAGAAATTGAATTCGATGATAAGATAGCGGAAAACGAAAAGTTTAAAATATCAAATTACGGCCGGATACTTAACTGTAAAGGCCCTGAAGAATTCTTGGTTACCGAATCCTTCATAAATGGATACCAAAACTTGCCCTTAAAGCAAAAACGAAACGGAAAATCGACCAGTAGATACGTTCACAAGCTGGTAGCCGAGCATTTTTTAGAACGAAAAAATGGCGTTTTCGTCATTCATCTCGATTACGACAAGACGAACAACCATGTGGACAACCTAAAATGGGCGACAAAAAAAGAAAAAGAGGAACACCAGTTCAGCGGCCCTAAATGGAAGAACAAACCAAGGCGAATTACCTACTCCAAGCTTACGGAAACCAAGGTCAAATTAATCAAGCGAAAGCTGAACGACCCCAACCGCAGGACACGTTTAAAGATGATCGCAAAACAATTCGGTATTTCGGAAATGCAGTTGCACCGTATTAAAACAGGCGAAAACTGGAGTTCGGTAACAGAATACTAA